Proteins co-encoded in one Saprospira grandis genomic window:
- a CDS encoding DUF3352 domain-containing protein, producing the protein MAAVPSSSSVVIEIRDWENSQNRLQAAQYANALKAIGASEHWVDELALWQKELARLKRDKHPFAKKQIFTAVQLNGAQSLSYLHIAAQFPKELRPTQLAAQLKVPITDKHSYRGSQIYQLELPDGERFSLCQYRSLLLFSRESALVEAALEQLGSIRSSLSWEQDFLALQDNRSDSDLSFYINFQNLPLLANLLSGQSLPFVEGLTNDFSWQGFDCRFQEQHLVGSGQLYLAQKDDYWSYLLNAPSNENSQIAAYLPEQLAFALTVNISAFGDYYRQQKELDPDFSRYILPYLGRELAFFMQEPAQEEDLQPAYAVALALQNPLEAKEKLKKLEGEKGLLDSMQYQGAEIRRLAKNGLLSPLFGGEFAPLQTPYYLVADNYLILANSRRQLERWWEQYQNKKMLVHNPVFKGQVEQMKNRSTLYFLINTPNAALLFKKFLRKDWRDAFDQRFLAFRSLYPMGLQLTAHKGHFLSTFSAATQALQEQAGAELLWRAALDSSLLMPPSLLQNPKTGSYFIAAQDKAKRLYLFNNAGELLWKKALGEQLLGPPQLVDYYSNGNYQLAANTKSKIYIWEEDGELLKDIPLVIRALNAVMSVDYGRGLRFFVSAADKNIYGFDKFGKPLEGWNPNSKMGALRFPLRYLEKGEKDYILGMSGSGQLYFMKRSGDRRMPTKSFKGYYLDNFYLDLEQERIVAGATNGQIEVCNLQGKKFGIPPPEKNMKGVQFAYADLLGDLRPDFMRLMGQKLYIHYYDTAQSLQAAPVYEYEAPQTDIFPIRLLAQEKALLGSYSATKGQIYLIDAAGKLQKGFPLAADGPFVVADLFDDNNNVLLCSQGKELKAYKLR; encoded by the coding sequence TTGGCGGCAGTCCCCTCAAGTAGCTCCGTCGTAATTGAAATCAGAGATTGGGAAAATAGCCAAAACCGCTTGCAGGCCGCCCAATATGCCAATGCCCTGAAAGCCATAGGCGCTAGCGAGCATTGGGTAGATGAGTTGGCCCTTTGGCAAAAAGAATTGGCCCGCCTCAAACGAGACAAACACCCCTTTGCCAAAAAACAAATCTTTACGGCTGTTCAGCTCAATGGGGCACAGTCTCTTTCTTATCTACATATTGCGGCCCAATTCCCAAAAGAGTTGCGGCCCACTCAATTAGCCGCCCAGTTGAAGGTCCCAATTACCGATAAACACAGTTATCGAGGGAGCCAAATTTATCAATTGGAGCTGCCTGATGGAGAGCGATTTAGTCTCTGCCAGTACCGCTCTTTGCTCTTGTTTAGCCGAGAGTCGGCCCTAGTAGAGGCCGCCCTAGAGCAACTGGGCAGCATTCGCTCTAGCCTGAGCTGGGAGCAAGATTTTTTGGCCCTACAAGATAATCGCAGCGATTCGGACCTCAGTTTTTACATCAATTTTCAGAATTTACCGCTTTTGGCCAATTTGCTTTCTGGCCAAAGCCTCCCTTTTGTAGAAGGCCTGACCAATGATTTTAGCTGGCAGGGCTTCGATTGCCGCTTCCAAGAACAACATCTGGTAGGTAGCGGACAGCTTTATTTGGCCCAAAAGGATGATTACTGGAGCTATTTGTTAAATGCGCCTAGCAATGAAAATAGCCAAATTGCCGCCTATTTGCCCGAACAGTTGGCTTTTGCCCTAACGGTTAATATCTCCGCCTTTGGCGATTATTACCGCCAACAAAAAGAGTTGGATCCCGATTTCTCCCGCTATATTTTGCCCTATTTGGGCCGAGAGCTGGCCTTTTTTATGCAAGAACCCGCCCAAGAAGAAGATTTACAGCCTGCTTATGCGGTGGCGCTAGCCCTGCAAAATCCCTTGGAGGCCAAAGAGAAACTCAAAAAACTGGAAGGCGAAAAAGGCCTATTGGATAGTATGCAATACCAAGGGGCCGAAATTAGAAGGTTGGCCAAAAATGGCCTGCTCAGCCCCTTGTTTGGAGGCGAGTTTGCCCCCTTGCAAACCCCCTATTACCTAGTTGCCGACAACTACCTGATTTTGGCCAATAGCCGCCGACAGCTAGAACGCTGGTGGGAGCAATACCAAAATAAAAAGATGCTGGTCCATAATCCCGTTTTTAAGGGCCAAGTAGAGCAGATGAAAAACCGCTCGACCCTCTATTTCTTGATCAATACGCCCAATGCGGCCCTCTTATTCAAAAAGTTTTTGCGCAAAGATTGGCGAGATGCCTTTGACCAGCGCTTTTTGGCCTTTCGCTCGCTCTATCCCATGGGCCTACAGCTAACGGCGCATAAGGGCCATTTCCTCAGTACCTTTTCGGCCGCTACCCAAGCGCTGCAAGAACAGGCCGGAGCCGAACTGCTCTGGCGAGCCGCCCTAGACAGCAGTCTGCTGATGCCGCCTAGCCTGTTGCAAAACCCCAAAACAGGAAGCTATTTTATTGCGGCCCAAGATAAGGCCAAGCGCCTCTACCTTTTTAATAATGCGGGAGAATTGCTCTGGAAAAAAGCCCTGGGCGAGCAGCTATTGGGCCCACCCCAATTGGTAGATTACTATAGCAACGGAAATTATCAGTTGGCGGCCAACACCAAAAGCAAGATTTATATTTGGGAAGAAGATGGCGAGCTACTCAAGGACATTCCCTTGGTCATTCGGGCCCTAAATGCGGTCATGTCGGTAGACTATGGCCGAGGATTGCGCTTTTTTGTCTCCGCCGCCGATAAAAATATTTATGGCTTCGATAAATTTGGTAAACCCCTAGAGGGCTGGAACCCCAATAGCAAAATGGGCGCTCTGCGCTTTCCCTTGCGCTACCTAGAAAAGGGCGAGAAGGATTATATTTTGGGCATGAGTGGCTCGGGCCAGTTGTACTTTATGAAACGCAGTGGCGACCGAAGAATGCCGACCAAAAGCTTTAAGGGCTATTATCTCGATAATTTTTATTTGGACCTAGAGCAGGAGCGGATTGTGGCCGGAGCCACCAACGGACAAATTGAAGTCTGTAACCTGCAAGGCAAAAAGTTTGGCATTCCGCCCCCAGAAAAAAATATGAAGGGCGTTCAATTTGCTTATGCCGATCTTTTGGGCGACCTTCGCCCCGATTTTATGCGCCTGATGGGGCAGAAGTTGTACATCCATTATTATGATACGGCCCAAAGTCTGCAAGCGGCTCCGGTATATGAATATGAGGCGCCTCAAACAGACATTTTTCCGATTCGTTTATTGGCCCAAGAAAAAGCACTTCTGGGCAGTTATTCGGCAACAAAGGGCCAGATTTATCTGATTGATGCGGCCGGAAAACTACAAAAGGGTTTTCCCCTTGCCGCCGATGGTCCCTTTGTGGTGGCCGATCTTTTTGATGATAATAATAATGTCTTGCTCTGTAGCCAAGGCAAGGAATTGAAGGCCTATAAGTTGCGTTAG
- the hpt gene encoding hypoxanthine phosphoribosyltransferase: MKAAGQNVKVWDKEFAPFISAQQIEERIEQLARKIEQQYAETEQPIVLLGILNGSFRFASDLVKALNIPLEISFVKLQSYSGTSSTGQVTEMIGLDLDLAGRAVLIVEDIVDSGRTLYYFLPSLKAKNCLSVGLCSLLVKPDAMQYKLPIDFAGFAVPNDFLLGYGLDYDKRGRELNDIYKAID; this comes from the coding sequence ATGAAAGCAGCAGGTCAAAATGTAAAGGTTTGGGACAAAGAATTTGCGCCCTTTATTTCTGCCCAGCAGATAGAGGAACGGATTGAGCAATTGGCAAGAAAAATAGAGCAGCAGTATGCCGAAACAGAACAGCCCATTGTTCTTTTGGGCATCTTAAATGGCTCATTTCGCTTTGCCTCCGATTTGGTCAAAGCCTTGAACATCCCCCTAGAAATTAGCTTTGTAAAGCTGCAATCTTATTCGGGAACCAGTTCTACGGGGCAGGTTACCGAAATGATTGGTTTGGACCTTGATTTGGCGGGCAGAGCCGTATTGATTGTAGAAGACATTGTTGATTCGGGCCGTACGCTCTACTATTTTTTGCCCAGCTTGAAGGCCAAAAACTGCTTGTCGGTGGGCCTTTGCAGCCTATTGGTCAAGCCCGATGCCATGCAATACAAACTGCCCATTGACTTTGCGGGTTTTGCAGTGCCCAACGACTTTTTGCTCGGTTATGGCTTAGATTATGACAAGCGTGGCCGAGAATTAAATGATATTTATAAGGCGATAGATTAA